In Camelina sativa cultivar DH55 chromosome 17, Cs, whole genome shotgun sequence, the genomic stretch TTATGGAATTGAACTGTTATCCCATGGAATCAGTCCTCTTGTTTTCCATTTTCAAAACTTCGGTTGGTTTTTATGTTGGTGCTACCTATTTGAAATTTAAAGACAGTGTCATAAGGCTTTAGGGTCATATGAAATAGTGAAAAGAATAAATCTGGGCAAGTTTGCTAATTTCCTGTTTAGGTTTTGTTGGGTTTCTGATGTCTTTCCCTTAATTTTCTACTATATTTGAAgtttattagtttagttttatatattatttaagctTTGAGATCTTTGTGGGTGTTCCTGTATAGTCACCACTACAATGAACGTAACTCTTTGGCATTGATATTCCCTATTACTCTCGCTGATATATTCTATTCTTAATGATCTATGCAGTTCCATCATCATGGTAACGTTGATCGTTGGTGTGGGGAACTATGGACATGGATGGTTAAGTTCAAAGATGCTGTCTTTTCCGCTGCATTGGAGGTATGCTGGCTGTttatagcttcttctttttgtatgtATGTTCCTCTCGTGAGGTTTGATCTTTGGTTGAGTATTCATTCTGCTTCTTTGTCAATTTAAGGTTTTCTAACTTAAAAGTCTGTTGTTCTTTCATAATAGCCTGGCTGTGTAGGGGTGAAAATTCTTTCTCTAAAGTTTATGGAGACATTCATTTTGCTCTTTACTCCTGATGCATCTGATCCTGAGAAAGTTTCCAGCGAAGGTATTATGTTCTGATCATGCAGGTTTTTCTTAAATTTCGATCATATAATATGAATCTGGAACCGCACAATTGCATTTCGTTGCTCGCATGTCAACTTTTCCTCTTCTACTACAGGAAGTAGACAGATGTTCAATATTTCCTGGCTTGCTGGCGGTCACCCCATTCTGAATCCAGCAACGCTAATGTCTGAAGCAAATAGGACATTTGGCATCTTAGTAGATTTCATACAGTCAGCTAATCGTATACCGGGTGCACTGACTGATATCTGTTATTAGTTGGTATGTTTCTGAATACGTCCCATCATTCTTGTGTAGTTACTTTTCTTTACATTCATCATGATGTTAGTTGTGCTTTTACCTGTTTCTATTTTTGCGATCCCTCTTTTTTAGCTGAAACTCTGTTAGTTCTTACCTGTTGATTTTTTCTTGCCAGTAAGTTGATATGGGTGCTTTGGTACTCATAAATATTAGCTTCTTATCGTTGTTCATAGTGTGAAGCACTCATTCTCACATATATGTTGGTGATAAACAAACTTTAGAGAATGTGTCCTCCTACACTGATATGTGTCCTGAATGATAGGGTGGTATTAATAGTCATTTTTTGCATAAGCTTTATTTGTGCCTCATGTTTGTAAGATACACCAAGAAGCAGTTTGATGGTCATGATTGGCTGTCCTACTTGCACTTTCAGCGTCTtgaatcaaatttttctttgtaaatatataacatcAGTGGAATGAACTTGCTGGTTTTTATTATGTATGTCTACTAAAATTTTGGCTGAGAGAGATAAAGCATGGAGACAGGTTATAGCACCGGTTCAACCCCTATGATATGGTTGCAGCTAACAGAATCATAGTCTGGGGGGAATTGTCTCAGTTGAAGCTGCATCAGTTACAGATATTGACAGTTACCTGGGGTATGTGGAGCTCCAAAATGCAAGTGATAAAGACATCAAACAATGGATAGAATGGTCAGCTCTAGTAGTTAGAAATGTTTTTGCAAGTAGTCAGCTCTTGAggaaaaatttatttggttatgtGAActggatgtatatatatatacttatgaCTGTTATGTTGGGATACTAAAAATGTATACATTACAGTGTAACAATTTATGCACAGTATCATTTGCCAATCAGTGTGTTCGTTTCTGAATTCTAGCCTAACGTTTACTTACATAGTGTTTTTTCCTGCTGTTTTGATGAATGTTTCTTCTCCGTTTATAGTATTAGGTGGATATTTGTATGGTTGATAATGTCTTACATACATTTTGCTGCTTGATCTTCTATTATGTGTTACTCNNNNNNNNNNNNNNNNNNNNNNNNNNNNNNNNNNNNNNNNNNNNNNNNNNNNNNNNNNNNACTCCAGCAGATATTGTGGTATCTTCTTCTATAAATACCATGTATTCACCGACTCCTCCACCACAACTTCCTTTTGACCCAATCCTTCCTTCCGATGTGCCTAGCTTGAATAGCTCGGTTGCTGACCCTAGACGCGACCCAAGAAGGGTACAAACCTCCATTTGCTTTTTGCTTATATGTTGAATGTTCTTTCTACAAGATAACTTATCCATAGTTATGCAGGATCCCCGTCGCATGGATCCAAGGCGTTTAAATTCATCTTTGGGACCAACGTCACTACCTGTAGGTGACGGTGAAGAATCAGTTCCAGCACAGAACGACATCTCTACCTTACTGAGTAAGCCAGTTTCAGTTCCTGCTGCCACGGCAGGGGCTACTGGTTCAGTACATCCAACAGCAGTAGAGCGTAGCCAGAACAAGTTGACAGGAAGTTCAGTAATCAGAATAATCGACCNTGGGTTCAGTACATCCAACAGCAGTAGAGCGTAGCCAGAACAAGTTGATAGGAAGTTCAGTAATCAGAATAATCGATCAGCCTGATTGCAGAGAGGACCCCTCAAATGAAAAATCATCCTTAGATGCTCCTCCTTGCATGGATGATAAAGACATCAGAGAAACAAAGTTTTTTGGTTCTGAAACAATTTGTGATTTAGATCTGGTGTCTATCCCAGATTTTGATCAACATTCTCCTTCAACATCAGTCCTAGAGTTTGATCAACATCTCCCTGCAGCATCGGACAGTACTGCACCAGAAGAAAGCTATCGAGAGTTGGCACCTGTTCCATCATATGTTGAACTTACCACAGAGCAAAGCAAAACTGTAGGAAAATTGGCTATTGAACGGCTAATCGAATCAAATAGACATGTCTTTGGGTTTGATTGTAACAAGATACGCATGGCATTGATTGCCCGATTGATTGCTAAAGTGAGTgcctttttgatttttgttactTGTGATTTTGCTGTCAACTCTTGCTCTTCAATCATATTTGGCTTTATCCTTGTGGAATCCTTATTTCAAGTGCTcctttaactctttttttttacaagcgTAAATATTATCTACATTACTATTTTTCCAGATTGATGCCGGCAATGATGTTGCAACCGTACTAAGAGAGCATATTAGTGTGGATCATCGAGAATTCAAGGTACTTGTTGGCTGCAGTGTTCCTCAAACTCAGTCGTCATTCATTTATCTacgttttgaattttaaatatctttACTCTATGTCAAGAGTGTCTTGGCTGTCATATATATTGTAGCATCTTGAAAGTACGCACCCAGTGCACTGCTACAGTGCAACTATCTAATTGTGTGCATAAACTTTCCCCTCTCCAACTCCCAGTAACCAAGAGTCTACTATGTGTCTAGGCAAACCTCTGATCTGTTTGCTTCTTTGTATCTAGGGGCACGAACTTGTTTTACATGTTCTTTACCATCTGCATTCAATGGCGATTCTGGATACAGATGAATCCTCTTCCTATGctactatttatgaaaattttcttataGCAGTGGTGAGTGTTTATTCAACTTTTTCCAATTCGTGTTTCTGGATCTTGCTTATTAAGATGCTTACTGTAGGCAAGATCATTTCTGGATGCTCTTCCTGCTTCCGACAAGTCTTTTAGTAGGCTTTTTGGAGAAGCTCCACATCTACCCGATTCAGCCATTAAGCTACTGGATGAACTCTGCTCCAATCGTCATGACCCAGTTGGTAGAGAAATCTGTGATAGTGAGCGTGTAACCCAAGGGCTTGGTGCTGTTTGGAGCTTAATTTTAGTGCGTCCTAATGAGCGAAAAGCATGCTTAGCTATAGCATTGAACGTAAGATTCCGTAACCAAACTATATTAATTATCTTTCTTACAAATCCTGTCAAATTGGAGTTATCTTATAGTCTCAGTGATGGAGAACGTGGGAATTCCAATAATAGaagttttggattttagttgATTGAAGAATGAATAGCAAATTGCAGTTACATAAGCAGTGTGTTCTGATCTCTAGGACCCAGCTAATATTTTTCTACATTACGAGAATTCTGTGCTCGAAACTTTCTATTATCGACATGCTTCATGTCCATATGGTCGTTTTTCCAGGTTCCTAACGCATGTTTTATTCTTGTTATGACAGTGTTCTGTTCATTCTGAAGAAGATATTCGTGCAAAAGCCATCCGACTTGTGAGGAAACTAGTCCCGGATAacaatatgttttttatttactgCTGGTACAGTGATTCTAATTGATGTTTTTCAAATGCATGCACAGGTCACAAACAAACTATATCACCTAACATACATAGCAGAGCATGTTGAGCAATTTGCAACAGATATGTTGCTGACTGCTGTGAACTCTGAGACAGATCTCTCACAGTCTGGATCAATTGCAGAAGGAACTAAAACAGAGGTAATAGCCAATAAGAGTTCCCTTGAGGGCGTTTAGCTTAGTTcttgttaaattatatatatacaggatTATTAGTCAATAGTTTTTGTTAGATGTCAGTTACTTTTTGTGCCTGTTCTCGTAAGCCTCTAAATTTTCCCTTGTGAGGGTTACCTAGTTGATGCAATGGGAACGCTTCAGTTTGTAACCTTGACTTTTTGTGGGTTGATTAGTTGACACTTATTTTCAGGCTAAAAGCCAGATAACTTCGACAAGTGACTCTCTATTGTCTGGAAGCTCCGACATTTACTCTCAGCAGGATCTACAAACTTCTCGTGATGTTTCAGTTTTATCAACTTCCGAAGTTCAGAGACTAATTTCTCTGTTCTTCGCTTTATGTAAAAAGGTCTGCGTAGTCTTTGGAGTTGCTCGTAATGCACATAAGTATTCTTTATCATTTAATAATATTCCTGTAGATCTGATGAATACTACTACTTCTCTTTTCC encodes the following:
- the LOC104759452 gene encoding LOW QUALITY PROTEIN: symplekin (The sequence of the model RefSeq protein was modified relative to this genomic sequence to represent the inferred CDS: deleted 2 bases in 1 codon; substituted 1 base at 1 genomic stop codon) → MYSPTPPPQLPFDPILPSDVPSLNSSVADPRRDPRRDPRRMDPRRLNSSLGPTSLPVGDGEESVPAQNDISTLLSKPVSVPAATAGATGSVHPTAVERSQNKLTGSSVIRIIDQPDCREDPSNEKSSLDAPPCMDDKDIRETKFFGSETICDLDLVSIPDFDQHSPSTSVLEFDQHLPAASDSTAPEESYRELAPVPSYVELTTEQSKTVGKLAIERLIESNRHVFGFDCNKIRMALIARLIAKIDAGNDVATVLREHISVDHREFKGHELVLHVLYHLHSMAILDTDESSSYATIYENFLIAVARSFLDALPASDKSFSRLFGEAPHLPDSAIKLLDELCSNRHDPVGREICDSERVTQGLGAVWSLILVRPNERKACLAIALNCSVHSEEDIRAKAIRLVTNKLYHLTYIAEHVEQFATDMLLTAVNSETDLSQSGSIAEGTKTEAKSQITSTSDSLLSGSSDIYSQQDLQTSRDVSVLSTSEVQRLISLFFALCKKKPSLLRLVFEVYERAPKIVNQAFHRHIRPILIRELGSSYTELLQIISDPPKGSENLLTLVLQILTQELAPSSDLIATVKLLYQTKLKDVSILIPLLSSLTKDEVLPIFPPLLNLPPEKFQLALAHILQGSAHTGPALTPAEVLIAIHDIVPVKGGPPLKKITDACSACFEQRTVFTQQVLAKALGQMVDRTPLPLLFMRTVIQAIDAFPTLVDFVMEILSKLVRKQIWRLPKLWPGFLKCVSQTKPHSFPVLLELPVPQLESIMKKFPDLRPSLTAYANQPNIRASLPNSALSVLGLDNGQDSRSQMHPSDATSSIXGTALT